The following is a genomic window from Chloroflexota bacterium.
CTGAACGCGGAGGGCATGGCGATTGACGAGGCGCAGGTGACGCCAGCCGGGCTGGCGGAGCTGCAGACGCTGGTGGATCGAGGCACCATCAATCTGAACACCGCCAAGCGGGTGTTGGACACCATGTTCCACACCGGCCGGTCGGCGCAGGAGATCGTGGAGGCGGAGGGGCTGGCGCAGGTCAGCGACCAGGAGGCGTTGGCCGCCATCGTGGCCCAGATCGTTGCCGAGCACCCGGAGGAGGTAGCCCGGTACCGGTCGGGCAAGACTCAGGTGTTCGGGTGGCTGATGGGGCAGGTCATGCGGGCCACGCGGGGCAAGGCCAACCCGCAGGTGGTTCGAGGGCTGTTACAGGAGGCGTTGGACCGAGAGTAAGCTCGTGCGGGGGCGCATTTGCCCATGTTGGGTTCTTGGGATATGATTTATATCATACCGGGATTTTACCGGTCTTGGTTAGAGTAAGGCCCACTAAGCGCAGAGGCGTGTCCCCCGCACCTCTTGAGTATCCTTGTGGGATAGGGTACTCCTCCCAGATGATATGTAAGCGATTCAAATCCTTGTTATAAGCGGCCGCGTCGCAAAAGGCCATCTCTCTGCTTGGCTGTGTAGCCAGGGGCTCGTGGAAGAGCACTTCCTCGAGCCCCTTTTTGTTTTTGTGTCCTCGGGTGACATGGGAATGATGCCGGACGCGGTCAGCACGACGAAAGAGGATTGCCGGTGAAACGGGTATACGTGAAGGAAGAGTTCTGTATCGCCTGTACCTTATGTGAGATCTTTTGCGCTGTCCAACATTCCGCCTCTCGCGATATCCTGCGGGCTTTCAAGCGGGAGACGCCACGGCCGATGCCCCGTGCGCTCGTGGAGCGGATCGGGCCGGTCTCTTTCTCCGTGCAGTGTCGCCATTGCGCGGAGCCGCTGTGCGTGTATAGCTGCCTGACGGGGGCTATGCACCGGGACGAGGAGACCGGCGCCATCGTCGTCGATGCAGAGCGTTGCATCGGCTGTTGGACCTGCGTCATGGCGTGTCCTTATGGCGTGATCCGGCAGGGCATGTACCGGGGGCATCCGGTCGCCGTCAAGTGCGATCTATGTCCGGGCCGGGATGTGCCCGCTTGCGTGGAGAACTGCCCGAACGGCGCGCTGGTCTTTGCGGAGGAGGCGCCCCATGCCTGATTACGTCATCATTGGGAACTCCGCGGGAGGCATCGGGGCCGCCGAAGCCATTCGCCAGGTGGACCATGAGAGTCCCCTGACGATCCTCTCCGATGAACCGTATGTGGCGTACTCCCGGCCGGCCATCTCGGAGGTGCTCTCCCGGGAGCGCTCTCCGGATCGCATCCTCTACCGCCCGCGGGACTTCTATCAGCGGCTGAACATCCAGGCGATCCTGGGCGTGTCCGTGGTAGACATCGATTTCTCGGCGCATACGGTGCACCTGGCCGATGGGCGGGAGGTGCATTGGGATCGCCTGCTGCTGGCGACGGGCGGCGCCCCGTTCGTCCCCCCGATCGAGGGCAAGGAGCTTTCGGGGGTATACACGTTCACGCGGCTGGCCGACGCGCTGGCTCTGGATCAGCGCCTCGCCTCCGGGAGTCAGGTGGTCGTGATCGGCGGCGGGCTGATCGGCATGAGCGTGAGCGATGCGCTGGTCAAGAGGGGGGCGCGTGTGATCATCGTCGAGCTCATGGATCGCGTCCTGGGCACGATGTTGGACCCGGAGGGCTCGGCGCTGGCCGAGGCGGCGGCCCGCCGGGCGGGCGTGGAGGTGATCACCGGCCATACCGTGCAGCGCATTCAGGGCGATGAAGCAGGGGAAGTCTGCGGCGTCGTGCTGGATGATGGGCGAGAGTTCGCCTGTCGGGCGGTCGTGATCGCGATCGGCGTGCGGCCCCGGGTCGACCTGGTGGCCGACAGCCCGGTGAACGTGGAGCGGGGCATCCTGGTCAACGCCCGCATGGAGACGAACGTGCCCGGTGTGTACGCCTGCGGCGATGTGGCGGAGGCGTACGACATCATCGCCGGGACGTCGCGGGTGGTGCCCATCTGGCCGGCGGCCTACCTGGGAGGCCGGGTGGCCGGGTTGAACATGGCCGGGTGGCCCGCGGAGTATCCGGGCAATGCCCCGATGAACTCGCTGAAGTACTTCGGATTGCGCATCATCTCCGGGGGCGTGCAGGTGGCCGACGGCGATGGATATGAGGTGTTGCGTCGCGGGGATGGCAAGCGGTACCGCAAGGTGATCCTGAAGGACGATCGGATCGTGGGGGCTACGTTTGTCGGGGATATCGATCGGGCCGGGATCATCCTGGGGTTGATGCGTGAACGGATCGATGTCTCCTCCTTCAAGGAGGATCTGGTATCGGACGGCTTTGGCCTGATCCACCTACCGGCCGAGCTGCGCCGTCAGTGGCTTTATGGCGAATACCCAACATTGCGGACGCCTGGGTTGGTTCTGAATCGCCAGGCGGCCACGAGCTCAGAGGTGGCCTGAATACAGGGGAGGGCATCATGAAAGACTTGCAGCGGTACCAAAACCGTTATGGCGATGATAAAGTGATCGAGGCGTGTGGTCTGTTCGGTATCCTGGATACTGCCGGGAGGCGTTTCTCCGGTGCCGAGGTGATCCAGGCCATGGCCTTGATGCATGATCGTGGCAACGGGTTGGGGGGAGGCTTCGCAGCGTATGGCATCTACCCCGAGCATGCCGACTGCTATGCCTTGCACGTGATGACCATGCATGAGCAGGCCCGCGAGCAGGTGGAGGCGTTCCTGCGGTGTCACTTCGACGTGGTCAAGGGGGAGCCCGTACCCACCCGCCCCACGCCGGATATCGTGGATCCCCCGGATCTCCATCGCTACTTCGTGCATCCCCGGCGGGACGAGGCGTCGGAGGTAAGCGAGGAGGATTACGTCGTCGGCCGGGTGATGGAGATCAACAGCGGCATCGATGGGGCGTTCGTCTTCTCCAGCGGAAAGAACATGGGGGTGTTCAAGGGCGTGGGCTACCCGGAGCAGATCGCCGAGTACTTCTGCCTGGAGTCCTACGAGGGGTATATGTGGACCGGGCACAACCGCTTCCCGACGAACACGCCCGGTTGGTGGGGAGGGGCGCATCCCTTCAATATCCTGGACTGGACCGTGGTACACAACGGCGAGATCTCCTCTTACGGGATCAACGTGCGCTTCCTGGAGATGTACGGCTATCGATGTACCATGCAGACCGACACGGAGGTGCTGGCCTACGCGCTGGACCTGTTGATCCGGCGGCATCATCTGCCGGTGGGGATCGCCGCCAAGGTGCTGGCGCCGCCGCTTTGGGGGGAGATCGAGGCCATGGAGCCGGAGGAGCGGCGCCTGCACGAGACGCTGCGCCAGGTTTACGGCAGCCTGCTGATGAACGGCCCGTTCACCATCATCGCCGCACATGAGGGCGAGATGATCGCGTTGGGGGATCGCATCCGCCTGCGGCCGTTGGTGGCGGGCGTGAAGGGGGACCGTCTGTACGTCTCATCGGAGGAGTCGGCCATCTGGCTGGTGTGCCCGGATGTGGAGGCGACCTGGATCCCGGTGGGCGGGCAGCCGGTGGTCGGCCGCTTGGGGGAGACCCCAACGCCGCCCGAGACGGCATCGGCCTACGTGATGCCGATGGGCGCATCCCTGGATATGGTCAAGGTGGAGGCGTGATGAAGAGCATCCTGCCGCCCCGATTTATCGTGGAGCGCGATCCCGATCGATGTATCCAGTGTCAGGTCTGCGTGAACCAGTGCGGCTGGGAGGTTCACTACTATGACCCGATCGACGACGTGGTGCGCTCCTATGACGAGCGGTGTGTGGCCTGCCATCGATGCGTCGTCTTCTGCCCCACCCATGCCCTGACCATTCGTGAGCGGCCGCTGGACTATCGCCGCAACGCGAATTGGACGCCGGAGGTCATCGAGGACATCTACAAGCAGTCGGAGACGGGGGGAATCGTTCTCACCGGCATGGGGAACGACAAGCCCTATCGGAACTACTGGGATCATCTGGTGTTGAACGCCAGTCAGGTGACCAACCCCTCCATCGATCCGCTGCGCGAGCCGATGGAACTGCGCACGTATCTGGGGGCGAAGTCCGACCGGGTGGAGGTCGACCCGGACACCCTCGAGCTGCGCACGCAGTTGGCACCCCAGGTGCCCATCGAGGTGCCCGTGATGTTCTCGGCGATGTCGTACGGGGCCATCAGCCTGAACGTGCACGAGGCGCTGGCCCGGGCGGCGGCCGAGGCGGGCACGTTGTTCAACACGGGCGAGGGGGGCCTGGCTCGCCACCTGTATGAATACAAGGATCATGCCATCGCCCAGGTGGCGTCGGGGCGCTTCGGGGTGCATCCGGACTACCTGGAGATGGCGCGGGTGCTGGAGATCAAGATCGGTCAGGGGGCCAAGCCGGGGATCGGCGGACATCTGCCCGGGGAGAAGGTGAGCGAGCCGGTGGCCGCCACGCGCATGATCCCGGTGGGCACCGATGCGCTGTCCCCCGCGCCGCAGCACGATATCTATTCCATCGAGGATCTGTCCCAGCTCATCTACGCGCTGAAGGAGGCGACGAGGTACACCAAGCCCGTCTCCGTGAAGATCGCCGCCGTGCACAACGTGGCGGCCATCGCCAGCGGCATCGTGCGCGCCGGGGCGGATATCGTCGCCATCGATGGGCTGCGGGGCTCCACGGGGGCCGCCCCCAAGATCATCCGGGACAACGTCGGCATTCCCATCGCCCTGGCCATCGCGGCGGTGGACAGCCGGCTGCGGGAGGAAGGCATCCGCAATCGGGCCTCCATCGTGGCCGCGGGCGGGTTCCGCAACAGCGGGGATGTGCTCAAGGCCATCGCGCTGGGGGCCGACGCGGTGTACATCGGCACGGCGGCGTTGGTCGCGTTGGGGTGTCATGTCTGTCAGATGTGCTATACCGGCCGCTGCTCGTGGGGGATCGCCACCACGAGGCCGGACTTGAGCAAGCGCGTGAACCCGGAGATCGGCGCACAGCGGTTGGTGAACCTGCTGCGAGGCTGGAGCCTGGAGATCAAGGAGATGTTGGGCGGCATGGGGATCAATGCGCTGGAGAGCGTACGAGGGAATCGATTGCACCTGCGTGCGGTGGGTTTGACGGAGGCGGAGATGCAGGTCTTGGGCGTAAAGCCGGCGGGGATGTGAGATGTGGGCGGAAGTGGATACCGTTGTTGAGATCGATGCAACCGGGTTGCATTACCGGGAGTTGAACGAGCGCATACACGCCGCGGTGGCGGAGGGCGCTCGCACCCTTCGACTGGTCAATGTGCGGGGCCAGCGGTATATCGGCACGGGGCTGCGCGTCCCTGTGCGTATCGAGATCCACGGGGTGCCGGGGAACGATCTGGCGGCGTTCATGGAGGGGCCGCGCATCGTCGTCTACGGGAACACGCAGGACGGATGCGGGAACACGATGAATTCCGGGGAGATCGTCATCCATGGCCACGCGGGTGACATCACCGGGCTCTCCATGCGCGGCGGCCGGATCTTCATCCGCGGCAACGTGGGATATCGGGTGGGCATTCATATGAAGGAATACGGGGATCAGCGGCCCGCCATCGTCGTCGGCGGGACGGCCCAGCACTTTCTGGGGGAGTACATGGCTGGCGGGGTGCTGGTGTTGTTGGGGCTGGATACGCCGCGCGGGGAGCATCTGGCCCGGTTCATCGGCACCGGCATGCACGGCGGGGTGATGTACTTCCGTGGGACGTTGCGGCCGGAGCAGTTGGGGAAGGAAGTGGGCATC
Proteins encoded in this region:
- a CDS encoding NAD(P)/FAD-dependent oxidoreductase; the protein is MPDYVIIGNSAGGIGAAEAIRQVDHESPLTILSDEPYVAYSRPAISEVLSRERSPDRILYRPRDFYQRLNIQAILGVSVVDIDFSAHTVHLADGREVHWDRLLLATGGAPFVPPIEGKELSGVYTFTRLADALALDQRLASGSQVVVIGGGLIGMSVSDALVKRGARVIIVELMDRVLGTMLDPEGSALAEAAARRAGVEVITGHTVQRIQGDEAGEVCGVVLDDGREFACRAVVIAIGVRPRVDLVADSPVNVERGILVNARMETNVPGVYACGDVAEAYDIIAGTSRVVPIWPAAYLGGRVAGLNMAGWPAEYPGNAPMNSLKYFGLRIISGGVQVADGDGYEVLRRGDGKRYRKVILKDDRIVGATFVGDIDRAGIILGLMRERIDVSSFKEDLVSDGFGLIHLPAELRRQWLYGEYPTLRTPGLVLNRQAATSSEVA
- a CDS encoding glutamine amidotransferase family protein, which produces MKDLQRYQNRYGDDKVIEACGLFGILDTAGRRFSGAEVIQAMALMHDRGNGLGGGFAAYGIYPEHADCYALHVMTMHEQAREQVEAFLRCHFDVVKGEPVPTRPTPDIVDPPDLHRYFVHPRRDEASEVSEEDYVVGRVMEINSGIDGAFVFSSGKNMGVFKGVGYPEQIAEYFCLESYEGYMWTGHNRFPTNTPGWWGGAHPFNILDWTVVHNGEISSYGINVRFLEMYGYRCTMQTDTEVLAYALDLLIRRHHLPVGIAAKVLAPPLWGEIEAMEPEERRLHETLRQVYGSLLMNGPFTIIAAHEGEMIALGDRIRLRPLVAGVKGDRLYVSSEESAIWLVCPDVEATWIPVGGQPVVGRLGETPTPPETASAYVMPMGASLDMVKVEA
- a CDS encoding 4Fe-4S dicluster domain-containing protein — its product is MKRVYVKEEFCIACTLCEIFCAVQHSASRDILRAFKRETPRPMPRALVERIGPVSFSVQCRHCAEPLCVYSCLTGAMHRDEETGAIVVDAERCIGCWTCVMACPYGVIRQGMYRGHPVAVKCDLCPGRDVPACVENCPNGALVFAEEAPHA
- a CDS encoding FMN-binding glutamate synthase family protein, with the protein product MKSILPPRFIVERDPDRCIQCQVCVNQCGWEVHYYDPIDDVVRSYDERCVACHRCVVFCPTHALTIRERPLDYRRNANWTPEVIEDIYKQSETGGIVLTGMGNDKPYRNYWDHLVLNASQVTNPSIDPLREPMELRTYLGAKSDRVEVDPDTLELRTQLAPQVPIEVPVMFSAMSYGAISLNVHEALARAAAEAGTLFNTGEGGLARHLYEYKDHAIAQVASGRFGVHPDYLEMARVLEIKIGQGAKPGIGGHLPGEKVSEPVAATRMIPVGTDALSPAPQHDIYSIEDLSQLIYALKEATRYTKPVSVKIAAVHNVAAIASGIVRAGADIVAIDGLRGSTGAAPKIIRDNVGIPIALAIAAVDSRLREEGIRNRASIVAAGGFRNSGDVLKAIALGADAVYIGTAALVALGCHVCQMCYTGRCSWGIATTRPDLSKRVNPEIGAQRLVNLLRGWSLEIKEMLGGMGINALESVRGNRLHLRAVGLTEAEMQVLGVKPAGM